A genomic segment from Clostridium pasteurianum BC1 encodes:
- the mntA gene encoding type VII toxin-antitoxin system MntA family adenylyltransferase antitoxin gives MNLDKNTIENIKNFLLNNLEPYAIYLFGSSAKGIFREDSDIDIAFLNNKNISDYELFMLAQELADTVKKDVDLINLENASTVFKVQIIYNGEKIYCSDDTRVAYFEMYAFKDYATLNEEREVIIKSIKKGGSVYE, from the coding sequence TTGAACTTAGATAAAAACACTATAGAAAATATAAAAAATTTTCTTTTAAATAATTTAGAACCGTATGCAATATATTTGTTCGGTTCTAGTGCAAAAGGTATATTTAGAGAAGATAGTGATATAGATATAGCATTTTTAAATAATAAAAATATCTCTGACTATGAATTATTTATGCTTGCTCAGGAATTAGCAGATACAGTTAAAAAAGACGTGGATTTAATAAACTTAGAAAATGCCTCAACTGTATTTAAAGTTCAAATAATCTATAATGGTGAAAAAATATATTGTTCTGATGATACCAGAGTAGCCTATTTTGAAATGTATGCTTTTAAAGATTATGCCACCCTAAACGAAGAAAGGGAAGTGATTATAAAAAGCATAAAGAAGGGAGGTTCTGTATATGAGTAA
- a CDS encoding GNAT family N-acetyltransferase codes for MISYKLGLEYINWSELFNLYEKVGLLRRFIENREFDKIQSAFQKSCKVVTAWDGEKLVGSCRMLSDSICYGAVFNVGVLPEYQKKSVGKGMMNLLLKGEENITIHLTSTFGNEDFYKKLGFKKHKTAYSKYPFESKYVED; via the coding sequence ATGATTTCTTATAAACTTGGATTAGAGTATATTAATTGGTCTGAACTTTTCAATTTGTATGAAAAGGTAGGACTGTTAAGACGTTTTATAGAAAATAGAGAATTTGATAAAATTCAATCTGCATTTCAAAAGAGTTGTAAGGTTGTTACAGCATGGGATGGAGAAAAGTTGGTAGGTTCTTGCAGAATGTTATCTGATAGTATATGTTATGGTGCTGTGTTTAATGTAGGAGTGCTACCTGAATATCAGAAAAAAAGCGTTGGAAAAGGGATGATGAATTTACTATTAAAAGGAGAAGAAAATATAACTATTCACCTAACTTCAACATTTGGGAACGAAGATTTTTATAAAAAATTGGGTTTTAAGAAGCATAAAACTGCATATTCAAAATATCCATTTGAATCAAAATATGTTGAGGATTAG
- a CDS encoding HAMP domain-containing sensor histidine kinase produces MKRYFGNPELKISSAILLSLNIIFMIITIFTLKLYHDNLKKDYIKSLGAITARIWEKNPELQNEIAPLITREVTDKEAEKGKGILRQYGLTPTLENQLFPYVNKTVVKNTYSIITIFIIMAIIFLIFNYVQYVYFYKRIRRLTFAAKKVLDGEYDISISEDREGDLSKLATSFNSMRGIIRNNLYELRKEKQFLVDLLSDISHQLKTPLSSLIVYNDILLTKELSKEQSNTFLVSNKNQLYRMNWLIKSILKLARLDAKAIEFNKEDQSLNETIEDSLEALEGKASEANVEINFKESAQVIFEHDNEWLQEALINIIKNSIEHSKQDGKIDICLNENPVYRRITIEDNGEGIREEDLPNIFKRFYKARTSNNSESIGIGLALSKSIIEAHNGIIEAQSKVGEGTRFVITFLKY; encoded by the coding sequence ATGAAAAGGTATTTTGGTAATCCTGAGCTTAAAATAAGTTCAGCAATTCTTTTGTCTTTAAATATAATATTCATGATAATAACTATTTTTACTTTAAAATTATATCATGATAATCTAAAGAAAGATTACATAAAAAGTCTTGGAGCTATTACTGCAAGGATATGGGAAAAAAATCCGGAATTACAAAATGAAATAGCACCGCTTATTACAAGGGAAGTAACAGATAAAGAAGCAGAAAAAGGAAAGGGTATATTAAGGCAATATGGTTTAACACCCACATTAGAAAATCAGCTTTTTCCATATGTAAATAAAACTGTAGTAAAAAATACCTATTCTATTATTACTATATTTATTATTATGGCAATTATATTTCTCATATTTAATTATGTACAGTATGTATATTTCTATAAAAGGATAAGAAGATTGACATTTGCAGCAAAAAAAGTACTAGATGGAGAATATGACATATCTATCAGTGAGGATAGGGAAGGTGATCTGTCAAAACTTGCTACTTCCTTCAATTCTATGAGAGGAATAATAAGGAATAATTTATATGAATTGAGAAAAGAAAAACAATTTTTAGTAGATTTATTGTCGGATATATCTCATCAACTTAAAACACCACTTTCATCTCTGATTGTATATAATGATATTTTATTGACTAAGGAACTATCTAAAGAGCAAAGTAATACATTTTTAGTAAGTAACAAAAATCAGCTTTACAGAATGAATTGGCTTATAAAAAGTATATTGAAATTGGCAAGGCTTGATGCCAAGGCAATAGAATTTAATAAAGAAGATCAAAGTTTAAATGAAACTATAGAGGATTCTTTGGAAGCGTTAGAAGGTAAAGCATCAGAAGCTAATGTGGAAATAAATTTTAAGGAAAGTGCACAAGTGATATTTGAGCACGATAATGAATGGCTTCAAGAGGCTTTAATAAATATTATAAAAAATTCAATAGAACATAGTAAACAAGATGGTAAAATAGATATTTGTCTTAATGAAAATCCTGTTTATAGAAGAATTACTATTGAAGATAACGGGGAAGGTATACGTGAAGAGGATTTACCAAATATATTTAAGAGATTTTATAAGGCAAGAACTTCAAATAATAGTGAGTCCATTGGAATAGGATTGGCCCTTTCAAAGTCAATAATAGAGGCACATAATGGTATTATTGAAGCTCAGAGTAAAGTTGGTGAAGGAACTAGATTTGTTATTACATTTCTTAAATACTAA
- a CDS encoding response regulator transcription factor gives MYRLLLVEDDEPLAIGIEFTLKDAGYEVLRTSTVERTKKIFQKEKFQLVILDVNLPDGSGYDLCKYIRNESNIPIMFLTALDDEVNIVLGLEIGGDDYMAKPFGVKEFLSRIKVLIRRNYKNTLNGNILKSGDIIMDTSTAYITKNGKEVTLTAQEYKLLLIFMNKPMVIIKRREILRELIEGEEAFFDENTLSVYIKRIREKIEDNIKAPEYIVTQRGMGYLWNKSVVKE, from the coding sequence ATGTATAGATTATTATTGGTAGAAGATGATGAGCCATTGGCTATTGGAATAGAATTTACTTTAAAGGATGCAGGCTATGAAGTTTTAAGAACATCTACAGTAGAAAGAACAAAGAAGATATTTCAAAAGGAAAAATTTCAATTGGTTATTTTAGATGTCAATTTGCCTGATGGAAGCGGATATGATTTGTGTAAATATATAAGAAATGAAAGTAATATCCCAATAATGTTTTTAACAGCTCTTGATGATGAGGTTAACATAGTGCTGGGACTAGAAATAGGTGGAGATGACTATATGGCAAAGCCCTTTGGGGTAAAGGAGTTTTTATCAAGAATTAAGGTGTTGATAAGGAGAAATTATAAAAATACACTCAATGGCAATATTTTAAAGAGTGGTGATATAATTATGGATACCTCAACAGCTTATATAACAAAAAATGGGAAAGAGGTCACGCTTACAGCTCAGGAGTACAAACTACTGTTAATATTTATGAATAAGCCTATGGTTATAATAAAAAGAAGAGAAATACTAAGGGAGTTAATTGAAGGTGAAGAGGCATTTTTTGATGAAAATACTCTTTCTGTTTACATTAAGAGAATAAGAGAAAAAATAGAAGACAATATTAAAGCTCCAGAGTACATAGTAACTCAAAGAGGTATGGGGTATCTGTGGAATAAAAGTGTTGTTAAGGAGTAG